The genomic region TGCCTTCCAATGTATTCCGAGCCAAAGGAATTCTTTGGTTTGATGAAAGTCCGAAGCGTCACGTATTCCACTTGTGCGGCAAGCGGTTTACAATTGAGGATGAGGATTGGAAAGGTGAACCGAAAACTCAGTTGGTGATGATTGGGCAAGATCTCGATCGCGAAACTTTGCTCGCGCAAATTCAGAAATGCGTCTCTTTGCCTTCCACCAGTCGCGGTAAAGGGTTTGGGAAATAGTTATCAGTCAGTAGTCTTGGTCAGTTGTTATTAGGAAAACAACTGACCAATGTAAAGAGTTAATACTCTGAAAGAGTGGATTTACGACCAAGGTTGGATCTTTACTATATTCAACAACCAGGGATCGCGTAAACCTCGGTTGCACACCCATTATGCGAGTTGTGATTCAACGAGTTAAATCTTCTCAAGTTGAAATAACGGGTAAAGTTGTCGGCAAAATTGGTCGAGGGCTGAATTTGCTCGTCGGCATTTCTAGCACGGATACGGAAGCGGAACTCGACTGGATGGTTCGCAAATGTCTGGAATTGCGATTATTTCCAGAAGAGGAGAATGGTTCGGGTCGCTGGGAGAAATCTGTCCAAGAGATTGGCGGCGAACTGCTGGTAGTCAGTCAGTTTACTCTCTATGGTGATTGTCGCAAAGGTCGCCGCCCCTCTTTTGATAAGTCAGCTGCACCCGAAGTGGCAAAAGATTTGTACGATCGCTTTGTGGATAAGTTGCGCCACAGCGGTTTGCGGGTGGAAACGGGTCAGTTTGGGGCGATGATGCAAGTTGCGATCGAAAATGATGGCCCCGTTACCCTGCTGCTGGAGCGAGAGTCCTCTTTAAACACCCCAGATTTATCTTGAGGTAATTATCTTTATTATTTTTAACTTTTGACTTTTGAATGAATGACTTTTGAATGAATGACTTTTTAAAAGAGGCGCTCGGCATGACTCAAAATTTATCAGATATTGAAAATAAAACTTCCGAATTGTACGAGACAGATTTCTATGCTTGGACGCAGGAACAGGCAAAATTTCTCCGAGATAGGAAGTGGAATTTTTTGGATATCACAAATTTGGTTGAGGAGATCGAATCTTTGGGTAAGCAACAGCGACAGGAATTGAGAAACCGTTTGGGCGTTTTGTTGGGACATCTGCTCAAATGGGAGTTTCAATCGGGGTCGCGTTCTAAAAGTTGGGTTTCTACGATTCGGGAACAGCGTCGCAGAATTCTGGAAAAGCTTGAGGAGAACCCAAGTTTGAAACCTTATTTACCTGAAGCTAGAGAGAAAGCTTATCGGGATGGGGTAGATTTGGCTGTGCGCGAAACATCTTTAGACTACGAAGATTTTCCCGCTGAATGTCCTTATAGTTTAGAACAGATATTAGATTCCGACTTTTTTCCAGGCGAACAAGTTGAGTAAATTTAAACAACTGAAGTAAAAGGCGATCGCATGACTGAAACCTATCAGGAATTAAAAGTAAATTCCGAATTGTACGAGACAGATTTCTATGCTTGGACGCAAGAACAAGCAAAATTCCTCCGAGATAGGAAGTGTGATTATTTGGATATCACAAACTTGGTTGAGGAGATCGAATCTTTGGGTAAGCAAGAGCGACAGGAATTGATAAACCGTTTGGGCGTTTTGTTAGGACATCTACTAAAGTGGAAATTCCAGCCTGAGTTACGTTCTAAAAGTTCGGTTGCTACAATTCGGGAACAGCGTCGCCGTATTCACAGAC from Argonema galeatum A003/A1 harbors:
- the dtd gene encoding D-aminoacyl-tRNA deacylase; translated protein: MRVVIQRVKSSQVEITGKVVGKIGRGLNLLVGISSTDTEAELDWMVRKCLELRLFPEEENGSGRWEKSVQEIGGELLVVSQFTLYGDCRKGRRPSFDKSAAPEVAKDLYDRFVDKLRHSGLRVETGQFGAMMQVAIENDGPVTLLLERESSLNTPDLS
- a CDS encoding DUF29 domain-containing protein; the protein is MNDFLKEALGMTQNLSDIENKTSELYETDFYAWTQEQAKFLRDRKWNFLDITNLVEEIESLGKQQRQELRNRLGVLLGHLLKWEFQSGSRSKSWVSTIREQRRRILEKLEENPSLKPYLPEAREKAYRDGVDLAVRETSLDYEDFPAECPYSLEQILDSDFFPGEQVE
- a CDS encoding DUF29 domain-containing protein yields the protein MTETYQELKVNSELYETDFYAWTQEQAKFLRDRKCDYLDITNLVEEIESLGKQERQELINRLGVLLGHLLKWKFQPELRSKSSVATIREQRRRIHRLLKQSPSLKPFLPEAIEEAYQDGLDLAVRETSLNYKDFPAECPYNLEQVLDSEFLPGERLESDGE